The following proteins come from a genomic window of Streptomyces sp. NBC_00539:
- a CDS encoding DUF5995 family protein, translating to MEAVLARMRALDERLPARDGVAVFNRVYLTVTEALQRRVRDGDFPAPRRAQTLTVRFAERYLAAVETDRAPACWRPLLQYRRHPGVRPLQHALAGINAHIGHDLALAVVSTCRRLDCEPAALEADFDRVGDVLVSLEERIREDLMPGPDLLEVADPLTHLLGSWSLDRARSGAWAAARLLWTLRGAPELAEEFRESLDAGVGLVGRCLLTPTAPVPRTARAFAT from the coding sequence ATGGAAGCGGTGCTCGCGCGGATGCGCGCCCTGGACGAGCGGCTGCCCGCGCGGGACGGTGTCGCGGTCTTCAACCGGGTCTACCTGACGGTGACGGAGGCGCTCCAGCGGCGCGTCCGGGACGGGGACTTCCCCGCGCCGCGCCGGGCCCAGACCCTCACGGTCCGCTTCGCCGAGCGCTATCTGGCGGCGGTGGAAACGGACCGGGCCCCGGCCTGCTGGCGGCCTCTGCTCCAGTACCGCCGCCACCCCGGCGTGCGCCCGCTCCAGCACGCGCTGGCCGGGATCAACGCGCACATCGGCCACGACCTGGCGCTGGCGGTGGTCTCCACCTGCCGCCGCCTGGACTGCGAACCGGCGGCCCTGGAAGCGGACTTCGACCGGGTCGGGGACGTGCTGGTCTCCTTGGAGGAACGCATCCGCGAGGACCTGATGCCCGGCCCCGACCTGCTGGAGGTCGCCGATCCGCTGACGCACCTGCTCGGCTCCTGGAGCCTGGACCGCGCCCGCTCGGGCGCCTGGGCGGCGGCCCGGCTCCTGTGGACGCTGCGCGGCGCCCCGGAGCTCGCCGAGGAGTTCCGCGAGTCCCTCGACGCGGGCGTCGGCCTGGTGGGCCGGTGCCTGCTGACTCCGACGGCGCCGGTTCCCCGTACGGCCCGCGCCTTCGCCACGTGA
- a CDS encoding GNAT family N-acetyltransferase, with translation MSPDSDTLTATGAHPLDNPVWAALTGTHRDFAEVAGRAARYQPDANAFAALADPADPLAWADLASLVGPGREVWLTGLPTPPDGWRTLRSIPGVQLDGREVRAEADPEAVRLGPADVPEMLELVRLTQPGPFAVRTVELGTYLGIRRGGRLVAMAGERMRPPGWSEISAVCTHPGHRGEGLAGRLVRAVAAAVRERGDVPFLHAAAANTGAIRLYRSMGFTLRREPVFIGLRTPGAGPDADPAGERKP, from the coding sequence ATGTCCCCCGACTCGGACACCCTCACCGCCACCGGCGCCCACCCCCTCGACAACCCGGTCTGGGCCGCCCTCACGGGTACGCACCGGGACTTCGCCGAGGTGGCCGGCCGCGCGGCCCGCTACCAGCCGGACGCCAACGCCTTCGCCGCCCTCGCCGACCCGGCGGACCCGCTGGCCTGGGCGGACCTGGCGTCACTGGTCGGGCCGGGCCGGGAGGTGTGGCTCACCGGCCTGCCGACGCCCCCCGACGGGTGGCGGACGCTGCGCTCCATCCCGGGCGTGCAGCTGGACGGCCGCGAGGTACGGGCCGAGGCCGACCCGGAGGCGGTCCGGCTGGGCCCGGCCGACGTACCCGAAATGCTGGAGCTGGTGCGCCTCACCCAGCCGGGCCCGTTCGCCGTGCGCACCGTGGAGCTGGGCACGTACCTCGGGATCCGGCGCGGGGGCCGGCTGGTCGCGATGGCCGGGGAGCGGATGCGGCCGCCCGGCTGGTCGGAGATCAGCGCGGTGTGCACGCATCCCGGCCACCGGGGTGAGGGCCTGGCCGGGCGGCTGGTCCGCGCGGTGGCCGCCGCCGTGCGCGAGCGCGGGGACGTCCCCTTCCTGCACGCGGCCGCCGCGAACACCGGCGCGATCCGGCTGTACCGGTCGATGGGGTTCACCCTGCGCCGCGAGCCGGTGTTCATCGGGCTGCGCACCCCGGGCGCCGGGCCGGACGCGGACCCGGCCGGGGAGAGGAAGCCGTAA
- a CDS encoding GDSL-type esterase/lipase family protein, translating into MSGADEAWQDPGSGADDAWQDPGPFLRGVAWLDEGRPVRADPADTMRLPWDTGERAALPIGVRLEFTADRARAVEIRYRATVPGPTDALRDIAHGFALWDRHGAVHEVWTEPAAEAVVRIDLPGGGGPFTVHPPEAQSPLVLGLRGIGGPLAPAPRVPRWVVHGDSITEGWWSTRPAHGWAAVAGRELGWDTVNLGYAGAARGEMATAEQLARLPADALTLAFGTNCWSRVPFSAPMLYETTRAFLDLVRQGHPQTPLLLLSPVLRPEAERTPNRLGATLGALRDAMERAVRDRITAGDGRLALLPGRDLLAPEHLADGLHPNDDGHRVLGLAVVTALRRAGFDAG; encoded by the coding sequence GTGAGCGGCGCGGACGAGGCGTGGCAGGACCCCGGGAGCGGCGCGGACGACGCGTGGCAGGACCCGGGCCCCTTCCTGCGCGGGGTCGCCTGGCTGGACGAGGGCCGGCCGGTGCGCGCGGACCCGGCGGACACCATGCGGCTGCCCTGGGACACCGGCGAACGGGCCGCGCTGCCCATCGGGGTCCGGCTGGAGTTCACCGCCGATCGGGCCCGCGCCGTGGAGATCCGCTACCGGGCGACCGTGCCCGGCCCCACCGACGCGCTGCGTGACATCGCGCACGGCTTCGCCCTGTGGGACCGGCACGGGGCGGTCCACGAGGTGTGGACCGAGCCGGCCGCCGAGGCCGTGGTCCGGATCGACCTGCCCGGCGGGGGCGGACCGTTCACCGTCCACCCGCCGGAGGCGCAGTCGCCGCTGGTGCTCGGCCTGCGCGGGATCGGCGGCCCCCTGGCCCCCGCCCCGCGGGTCCCGCGCTGGGTGGTGCACGGAGACTCCATCACCGAGGGCTGGTGGTCCACGCGCCCCGCCCACGGGTGGGCGGCCGTCGCCGGCCGGGAACTGGGCTGGGACACCGTCAACCTCGGGTACGCGGGCGCCGCACGGGGGGAGATGGCCACCGCCGAACAGCTCGCGCGGCTCCCCGCCGACGCCCTGACCCTCGCCTTCGGCACCAACTGCTGGTCCCGGGTGCCCTTCTCCGCGCCGATGCTCTACGAGACCACGCGCGCGTTCCTCGACCTCGTCCGGCAGGGCCACCCCCAGACCCCGCTGCTGCTCCTGTCCCCCGTACTGCGCCCCGAGGCGGAGCGCACCCCGAACCGGCTCGGCGCCACCCTGGGCGCCCTGCGCGACGCCATGGAGCGCGCCGTCCGCGACCGGATCACCGCCGGGGACGGCCGCCTGGCCCTCCTGCCGGGCCGGGACCTGCTCGCACCCGAGCACCTCGCGGACGGGCTGCACCCCAACGACGACGGGCACCGGGTCCTGGGCCTCGCTGTGGTCACGGCCCTGCGGCGGGCCGGGTTCGACGCGGGATAG
- a CDS encoding SCO0930 family lipoprotein — translation MGIKRGTSLAAIAIVVTMTATACGGDDKAAGSTAPAGAAAQAPAADSYGADPAAAGAPGAKGAGQLAIAANEKLGPVLTDSAGFTLYRFDKDTAKPPKSTCDGDCAKAWPAVAAGDATAAAGMDASLLGEVVRTDGSKQLTVAGWPVYRFAKDTKAGDTNGQGVGGTWFAAAPDGKKAAKPATAPAGAGQTTGALTVAQDPKLGEHIVDGNGMTVYRFKPDTAWPMVSKCEGDCVAKWPVVPPVDKANAKGIVEKNFLVLDRPDGKKQQTVNCWPVYTFTGDKKAGDTNGQGAGGTWYAVAPDGKLITAQ, via the coding sequence ATGGGTATCAAGCGCGGAACTTCCCTGGCCGCGATCGCGATCGTCGTCACCATGACGGCGACCGCGTGCGGCGGCGACGACAAGGCGGCCGGCAGTACCGCGCCGGCCGGGGCCGCCGCCCAGGCTCCCGCCGCGGACTCCTACGGAGCCGACCCGGCGGCGGCCGGCGCCCCCGGCGCCAAGGGCGCAGGCCAGCTGGCGATCGCCGCCAACGAGAAGCTGGGCCCGGTCCTCACCGACAGCGCCGGCTTCACCCTCTACCGCTTCGACAAGGACACCGCCAAGCCGCCCAAGTCCACCTGCGACGGCGACTGCGCCAAGGCCTGGCCGGCGGTCGCGGCCGGCGACGCCACGGCCGCCGCGGGCATGGACGCGTCGCTGCTCGGCGAGGTCGTGCGCACCGACGGCAGCAAGCAGCTGACGGTGGCCGGCTGGCCGGTGTACCGGTTCGCCAAGGACACCAAGGCGGGCGACACCAACGGCCAGGGCGTCGGCGGGACCTGGTTCGCGGCGGCACCGGACGGCAAGAAGGCCGCGAAGCCGGCCACCGCGCCGGCCGGCGCCGGTCAGACCACGGGCGCGCTGACCGTGGCGCAGGACCCCAAGCTCGGGGAGCACATCGTCGACGGCAACGGGATGACGGTCTACCGGTTCAAGCCGGACACCGCCTGGCCGATGGTCTCCAAGTGCGAGGGCGACTGCGTCGCCAAGTGGCCGGTGGTGCCCCCGGTGGACAAGGCGAACGCCAAGGGCATCGTCGAGAAGAACTTCCTGGTGCTGGACCGCCCCGACGGCAAGAAGCAGCAGACGGTGAACTGCTGGCCGGTCTACACCTTCACCGGCGACAAGAAGGCCGGCGACACCAACGGCCAGGGCGCGGGCGGCACCTGGTACGCGGTCGCCCCCGACGGCAAGCTCATCACGGCCCAGTAA
- a CDS encoding WhiB family transcriptional regulator, whose product MSDVSRLPGSAHHYWQWQSRAACRDLGSGRFFHPAGERGEDREVRDEAAKRVCAGCPVRAACLEHALTTREPFGVWGGLTEEERRALLDAHAPARVKQSA is encoded by the coding sequence ATGTCCGACGTCTCCCGCCTGCCGGGTTCCGCCCACCACTACTGGCAGTGGCAGTCCCGCGCCGCCTGTAGGGACCTGGGTTCCGGCCGGTTCTTCCACCCCGCCGGTGAGCGGGGCGAGGACCGCGAGGTCCGGGACGAGGCGGCCAAGCGCGTCTGCGCCGGATGCCCCGTGCGCGCGGCCTGCCTGGAGCACGCGCTGACGACCCGCGAGCCTTTCGGGGTGTGGGGCGGCCTCACCGAGGAGGAGCGCCGGGCCCTCCTCGACGCGCACGCGCCGGCCCGCGTCAAGCAATCGGCCTAG
- a CDS encoding uracil-xanthine permease family protein — MGFGVGWTLHGDGRTPAPGAVVRPDERLSWPRTAGLGAQHVVAMFGASFVAPVLMGLDPNLAIMMSGVATVVFLLATRGRVPSYLGCSLSFVGVAAAIRAGGGDSAVVTGAVFVVGAALFLAGLAVQRFGARIIHAAMPPVVTGAVVMLIGFNLAPVTASTYWPQDQWTALLVMLFTGLAVVCLRGFWSRIAIFLGLLFGYAISWVFDLVFGKIHSTVGGGPAVDHWRLDLSGVGEAEWIGLPSFHAPAFEWSAILIALPVVIALIAENAGHIKAVGEMTGDPLDDKLGTAIAADGAASMLSTALGGPPNTTYSENIGVMAATRVYSTAAYWAAAGFALLFGLCPKFGAVVAAIPGGVLGGITVVLYGMIGLLGAQIWLNARVDLRNPLNLVPAAAGIIIGIGGVELHITGTFELGGIALGTIVVITGYHTLRYFAPAHLKEQRPLLDAGASGYDDPESGDKRG, encoded by the coding sequence ATGGGCTTCGGCGTGGGCTGGACCCTGCACGGGGACGGGCGGACCCCCGCACCCGGCGCGGTGGTCCGGCCGGACGAACGGCTGTCGTGGCCGCGTACCGCCGGGCTCGGCGCCCAGCACGTGGTGGCGATGTTCGGCGCCAGCTTCGTCGCTCCGGTCCTCATGGGCCTGGACCCGAACCTCGCCATCATGATGTCGGGTGTCGCGACCGTCGTGTTCCTGCTGGCGACGCGCGGCCGGGTGCCTTCCTACCTGGGCTGTTCCCTGTCCTTCGTGGGTGTCGCCGCGGCGATCCGGGCGGGCGGCGGGGACAGCGCCGTCGTCACGGGCGCGGTGTTCGTGGTCGGGGCGGCGCTCTTCCTCGCGGGTCTGGCCGTACAGCGCTTCGGGGCGCGGATCATCCACGCGGCGATGCCTCCGGTGGTCACGGGCGCCGTGGTGATGCTGATCGGCTTCAACCTGGCTCCGGTGACGGCGTCGACGTACTGGCCGCAGGACCAGTGGACGGCGTTGCTGGTGATGCTCTTCACCGGGCTGGCCGTGGTCTGCCTGCGCGGCTTCTGGTCGCGGATCGCGATCTTCCTGGGGCTGCTCTTCGGGTACGCGATCTCCTGGGTCTTCGACCTCGTCTTCGGCAAGATCCACTCGACGGTGGGCGGCGGGCCGGCGGTCGACCACTGGCGCCTGGACCTCTCGGGGGTCGGCGAGGCGGAGTGGATCGGGCTGCCGTCCTTCCACGCCCCCGCCTTCGAATGGTCGGCGATCCTCATCGCGCTGCCCGTCGTCATCGCGCTCATCGCGGAGAACGCGGGACACATCAAGGCCGTCGGGGAGATGACCGGCGACCCGCTCGACGACAAGCTCGGTACCGCCATCGCGGCCGACGGCGCGGCCTCCATGCTGTCGACCGCGCTCGGCGGCCCGCCGAACACCACGTACTCCGAGAACATCGGCGTCATGGCGGCGACGCGCGTCTACTCGACGGCGGCGTACTGGGCGGCGGCGGGCTTCGCCCTGCTGTTCGGCCTGTGCCCGAAGTTCGGGGCGGTCGTCGCGGCGATCCCCGGCGGGGTGCTCGGCGGCATCACCGTGGTCCTCTACGGGATGATCGGCCTGCTCGGGGCGCAGATCTGGCTGAACGCCCGGGTGGACCTGCGCAATCCGCTGAACCTCGTACCGGCCGCCGCGGGCATCATCATCGGCATCGGCGGGGTCGAGCTGCACATCACTGGCACGTTCGAGCTGGGCGGCATCGCGCTCGGCACGATCGTGGTGATCACCGGCTACCACACGCTGCGGTACTTCGCCCCCGCGCACCTCAAGGAGCAGCGGCCGCTGCTCGACGCGGGTGCCTCCGGCTACGACGACCCGGAGTCCGGGGACAAGCGCGGTTGA
- a CDS encoding amino acid transporter, with protein sequence MLETGQAPPLTSEPSKPAHPLLRRKPVEQLVAEGGQGEGGSLRRSLTMWQLTMISIGATLGTGIFVVLGEAAPKAGPAVTISFVIAGLTALFSALSYAELAGSVPVSGSSYSYSYATMGEFIAWICGWCLVLEYAVSVAAVAVGWGQYLNELLDGTIGVTLPEKLAAPMGEGGWINLPALVVVLLAMVFLMRGAKESATINSIMVGVKIVTLVLFIGIGVMGIKSGNYTPLAPLGVTGISAAASTLFFSYIGFDAASTAGEEAKNPKKDLPRAIMLSLGIVTVLYVLVAFVAVGAMPWQDFEGTEAALAQIMTNVTGTSVWGVVLAAGAVVAIASVVFAVLYGQTRILFAMSRDGLVPKVFAKVDAKTGAPRANVVIVSLFCGALAAFIPLGELANATSIGTLFAFALVNVAVVILRRTKPDMPRTFKVALFPVTPILGFLACAYMMYSLPGATWVAFGVWMAVGLVVYFLYGIRRSRLATAEK encoded by the coding sequence GTGCTCGAAACCGGCCAGGCGCCACCGCTCACGTCCGAGCCCAGCAAGCCTGCCCATCCTTTGCTGCGCCGCAAGCCGGTCGAGCAGCTGGTCGCCGAGGGCGGCCAGGGTGAGGGCGGATCGCTGCGCCGCTCGCTCACCATGTGGCAGCTCACGATGATCAGCATCGGCGCGACCCTGGGCACCGGCATCTTCGTCGTCCTCGGCGAAGCCGCTCCCAAGGCCGGCCCGGCCGTGACGATCTCCTTCGTCATCGCGGGCCTGACCGCGCTGTTCTCGGCCCTGTCCTACGCCGAACTGGCCGGGTCCGTCCCGGTGTCGGGATCCTCGTACTCGTACTCCTACGCCACCATGGGCGAGTTCATCGCCTGGATCTGCGGCTGGTGCCTGGTCCTGGAGTACGCGGTGTCCGTCGCGGCGGTCGCCGTCGGCTGGGGCCAGTACCTCAACGAACTGCTCGACGGGACCATAGGCGTCACCCTCCCGGAGAAGCTCGCCGCCCCGATGGGCGAGGGCGGCTGGATCAACCTGCCCGCGCTGGTCGTGGTCCTGCTCGCGATGGTCTTCCTGATGCGCGGCGCCAAGGAGAGCGCCACGATCAACTCGATCATGGTCGGCGTGAAGATCGTGACGCTCGTGCTCTTCATCGGCATCGGCGTCATGGGCATCAAGTCCGGCAACTACACCCCGCTGGCACCGCTCGGCGTCACCGGCATCAGCGCCGCCGCCTCCACGCTCTTCTTCTCCTACATCGGCTTCGACGCCGCCTCCACCGCCGGTGAGGAAGCCAAGAACCCGAAGAAGGACCTGCCGCGCGCGATCATGCTCTCGCTGGGCATCGTCACGGTCCTCTACGTCCTCGTCGCCTTCGTCGCCGTCGGCGCCATGCCCTGGCAGGACTTCGAGGGCACCGAGGCCGCGCTCGCCCAGATCATGACCAACGTCACCGGCACCAGCGTCTGGGGCGTCGTCCTCGCCGCCGGCGCGGTCGTCGCCATCGCCTCCGTCGTCTTCGCCGTGCTCTACGGCCAGACCCGCATCCTCTTCGCGATGTCCCGCGACGGCCTGGTCCCGAAGGTCTTCGCCAAGGTCGACGCCAAGACCGGCGCCCCGCGCGCCAACGTGGTGATCGTCTCGCTGTTCTGCGGCGCGCTCGCCGCCTTCATCCCGCTCGGCGAGCTGGCGAACGCCACCAGCATCGGCACGCTCTTCGCCTTCGCCCTGGTCAACGTCGCCGTCGTCATCCTGCGCCGCACCAAGCCCGACATGCCGCGCACCTTCAAGGTGGCGCTGTTCCCGGTGACGCCGATCCTCGGCTTCCTCGCCTGCGCCTACATGATGTACAGCCTGCCGGGCGCCACGTGGGTCGCGTTCGGTGTCTGGATGGCCGTCGGCCTCGTGGTCTACTTCCTGTACGGCATCCGCCGCTCCCGATTGGCCACGGCAGAGAAGTGA
- a CDS encoding flavin monoamine oxidase family protein, which yields MTSTVPPAVPHSDGQPPITMFGPDFPYAYDDFLAHPAGLGQIPATEFGTEVAVIGGGLSGIISAYELMKMGLKPVVYEADQIGGRLRTVGFEGAGTEGLTAEMGAMRFPPSSTALQHYIDLVGLVTEPFPNPLAESTPSTVVDLKGETHYAETIADLPQIYRDVSAAWNACLDEGADFSDMNTAMRERDVPRIREIWAKLVEKLDDETFYGFLCKSEAFQSFRKREIFGQVGFGTGGWDTDFPNSILEILRVVYTEADDHHRGIVGGSQQLPLRLWEREPEKIVHWAQGTSLSSLHDGTPRPAVTRLHRTAGNRITVTDASGDIRTYRAAIFTAQSWMLLSKIECDDTLFPIDHWTAIERTHYMESSKLFIPVDRPFWLDKAVDDAGNPTGRDVMSMTLTDRMTRGTYLLDNGPDQPAVICLSYTWCDDSLKWLPLSANERMEVMLKSLGEIYPKVDIRRHIIGNPVTVSWENEPYFMGAFKANLPGHYRYQRRLFTHFMQDRLPEDKRGIFLAGDDISWTAGWAEGAVQTALNAVWGVMHHLGGSTDSTNPGPGDVYDEIAPVELPED from the coding sequence ATGACGTCCACGGTGCCCCCCGCCGTCCCGCACAGCGACGGACAGCCCCCGATCACCATGTTCGGTCCGGACTTCCCGTACGCGTACGACGACTTCCTCGCCCACCCGGCGGGGCTCGGCCAGATACCGGCGACCGAGTTCGGCACCGAGGTCGCCGTCATCGGAGGCGGGCTCTCCGGCATCATCTCCGCCTACGAGCTGATGAAGATGGGCCTCAAGCCCGTCGTCTACGAGGCGGACCAGATCGGCGGCCGCCTGCGCACCGTCGGCTTCGAGGGCGCCGGCACCGAGGGCCTGACCGCGGAGATGGGCGCCATGCGCTTCCCGCCCTCCTCCACCGCCCTCCAGCACTACATCGACCTCGTCGGCCTGGTGACGGAGCCCTTCCCGAACCCGCTCGCCGAGTCCACCCCCTCCACGGTCGTCGACCTCAAGGGCGAGACGCACTACGCCGAGACCATCGCGGACCTCCCGCAGATCTACCGCGACGTGTCCGCCGCCTGGAACGCCTGCCTGGACGAGGGCGCCGACTTCTCCGACATGAACACCGCGATGCGCGAGCGGGACGTCCCGCGCATCCGCGAGATCTGGGCCAAGCTGGTCGAGAAGCTCGACGACGAGACCTTCTACGGCTTCCTCTGCAAGTCCGAGGCCTTCCAGTCCTTCCGCAAGCGCGAGATCTTCGGGCAGGTCGGCTTCGGTACCGGTGGCTGGGACACCGACTTCCCGAACTCCATCCTGGAGATCCTGCGCGTCGTCTACACCGAGGCCGACGACCACCACCGCGGCATCGTCGGCGGCTCGCAGCAGCTGCCGCTGCGCCTGTGGGAGCGCGAGCCCGAGAAGATCGTCCACTGGGCCCAGGGCACCTCGCTGTCGTCCCTGCACGACGGCACCCCGCGCCCGGCCGTGACCCGCCTGCACCGCACCGCCGGCAACCGCATCACGGTCACCGACGCCTCCGGCGACATCCGCACGTACCGCGCCGCGATCTTCACGGCCCAGTCCTGGATGCTCCTGTCGAAGATCGAGTGCGACGACACGCTCTTCCCGATCGACCACTGGACGGCGATCGAGCGCACCCACTACATGGAGTCCAGCAAGCTCTTCATCCCCGTCGACAGGCCGTTCTGGCTGGACAAGGCCGTCGACGACGCGGGGAACCCGACGGGCCGGGACGTCATGTCGATGACGCTGACGGACCGCATGACCCGCGGCACCTACCTGCTGGACAACGGCCCGGACCAGCCGGCCGTCATCTGCCTGTCGTACACCTGGTGCGACGACAGCCTCAAGTGGCTGCCGCTGTCCGCGAACGAGCGGATGGAGGTCATGCTCAAGTCCCTCGGCGAGATCTACCCGAAGGTCGACATCCGCCGCCACATCATCGGCAACCCGGTGACCGTGTCCTGGGAGAACGAGCCCTACTTCATGGGCGCGTTCAAGGCCAACCTGCCCGGCCACTACCGCTACCAGCGCCGCCTGTTCACCCACTTCATGCAGGACCGCCTCCCCGAGGACAAGCGCGGCATCTTCCTCGCGGGCGACGACATCTCCTGGACGGCGGGCTGGGCCGAGGGTGCGGTCCAGACGGCCCTCAACGCGGTCTGGGGCGTGATGCACCACCTGGGCGGCTCCACCGACTCCACCAACCCCGGCCCGGGCGACGTCTACGACGAGATCGCCCCGGTCGAACTCCCCGAGGACTGA
- a CDS encoding carbon-nitrogen hydrolase family protein, with protein MPPLRTALLQSSGVLGDPAGNLKRLDEAASRAAQGGAGLLVTSEMFLTGYALDLQDIPGLAEAADGPSAVAIGEIARRHGVAVLYGYPERAGGAVYNSAQLIGPDGTALANYRKTHLFGCFEQDAFTPGDAPVVQADLNGLRVGIMICYDVEFPENVRAHALAGTDLLLVPTAQMHPFQFVAEQLVPVRAFENQMYVAYVNRTGPEGEFEFVGLSCLASPDGVTRTRAGRGEEMVLGDVDPELLRVSRETNPYLRDRRPGLYASLV; from the coding sequence ATGCCCCCGCTGCGCACCGCTCTCCTCCAGAGCTCCGGAGTCCTCGGCGATCCCGCCGGGAACCTCAAGAGGCTCGACGAGGCCGCGTCGCGCGCCGCACAGGGCGGGGCCGGGCTCCTCGTGACTTCGGAGATGTTCCTGACCGGCTACGCGCTGGACCTCCAGGACATCCCCGGGCTCGCCGAAGCGGCCGACGGCCCGTCCGCCGTCGCCATCGGCGAGATCGCCCGCCGCCACGGCGTCGCCGTCCTGTACGGCTACCCGGAGCGGGCGGGCGGGGCGGTCTACAACTCCGCCCAGCTCATCGGCCCCGACGGGACCGCGCTGGCGAACTACCGCAAGACCCACCTCTTCGGCTGCTTCGAACAGGACGCCTTCACCCCCGGCGACGCCCCCGTCGTCCAGGCGGACCTGAACGGCCTCCGCGTCGGCATCATGATCTGCTACGACGTGGAGTTCCCCGAGAACGTCCGGGCCCACGCGCTCGCCGGGACCGACCTCCTCCTGGTCCCGACCGCGCAGATGCACCCGTTCCAGTTCGTCGCCGAACAGCTGGTCCCGGTACGGGCCTTCGAGAACCAGATGTACGTCGCGTACGTCAACCGGACCGGCCCCGAGGGCGAATTCGAGTTCGTCGGCCTCAGCTGCCTGGCCAGCCCCGACGGGGTCACCCGCACCCGGGCCGGCCGCGGCGAGGAGATGGTCCTCGGCGACGTCGACCCGGAGCTGCTGCGGGTCTCGCGCGAGACCAACCCGTACCTGCGCGACCGCCGCCCGGGGCTCTACGCCTCCCTCGTCTGA
- a CDS encoding Lrp/AsnC family transcriptional regulator gives MRLNDLDERIVHALAEDARRSYADIGSEVGLSAPAVKRRVDRLRAEGAITGFTVRVDPAAMGWETEGFIEIYCRHNTSPDDIRRGLERYPEVVSASTVTGDADALVQIFASDMRHFERVLERIAGEPFVERTKSVLVLSPLLRRFTSGAPA, from the coding sequence GTGCGACTGAACGATCTCGACGAACGCATCGTGCACGCCCTCGCCGAGGACGCCCGCCGCTCCTACGCGGACATCGGCTCCGAGGTCGGGCTCTCCGCCCCCGCCGTCAAGCGGCGCGTGGACCGGCTGCGCGCGGAAGGAGCCATCACCGGCTTCACCGTCCGTGTGGACCCGGCCGCCATGGGCTGGGAGACCGAGGGCTTCATCGAGATCTACTGTCGCCACAACACCTCGCCGGACGACATCCGGCGCGGCCTGGAGCGGTACCCCGAGGTGGTGTCCGCGTCGACCGTCACCGGCGACGCGGACGCCCTCGTCCAGATCTTCGCCTCCGACATGCGGCACTTCGAGCGGGTCCTGGAGCGCATCGCGGGCGAGCCGTTCGTAGAGCGCACCAAGTCGGTCCTGGTCCTCTCCCCGCTGCTGCGCCGCTTCACCTCCGGCGCCCCGGCCTGA